TTGTTTCTTTCTTGTTGACCAGACATATGGGAGGAATACAATATAATTCAATTACTAACATCAAACTTTGTGATACTTATACTTCTGCCCCAAATTAAATCTTCTTATGTGCTGGCTAAATCCGTTGAGCACTAATGCCCTCACAGCCTGAACTCCTTGATCCAATGCCTCATCCATCTGTATGAAAAGCCAATACCCAGTAAAGAGTCCCACCAATTTTCAGCAGAATTATTCGTACCCTGTGACTAATCCTTTACAATCTATTTTTTGAGAACATGAGTCTTAACCCTGAAAAGAACAAACTGCATTGGCTTTTAGACAAAACTATATGCATATGCATAGGTATACGCATATACATTTTTACCAAGACAACACTGCACTTATTGCTGGTTGCAAGGTGAGTTTGAAATTGCAGGGTATTAAAACAAAGATTTACCTGTTCACGTTCCACTGAGCTGaacttttgcaaaagaaaagctTTCACATCCATAGTTCCTGGTGGATTCCCAATACCTGCAATTATAATGGGTGGTAATTATTATACTACATAAATTACAAGGGGCACTTAAAATGATCTCAAGGAACCAACCAATTGAGAGCCGAGGAAATTCACTGTGACCATCCAAATGAGCTATCACATTCTTTATCCTGGCACAGGATAGAAGCTCCATGATAATATGCTTGCAAATTAGAAGAAACAATGAACACTATAGCAGAGGGATATGCCTCTAAATctgattgaatattttcaacatGTGAAAATACAACTAAGATGAAAAGTTAAGTTTGTTTGGTTCCATTTGGTTCCAACAGTGATACATATATGAGTGCTTGATTCAAGGTCACATGAAATTGAAATACACCAGGTATCCGTTGAATTACCTCCAGTCAATATTTAGTAGCATTGCTTTTAATCCAAAGAACAAGCACCACGAGCACCATTTAAAGGATCATGTCATCCAATTAGATCAAATAAGGCCTCATTTCCAATAAAAGAATTACCTAGTTTAGTTATTAAGCATAAAAAAACAGCTACAGGCATGGCTACTAGCCAGTTACAACACATGGAGGAGTAAATTTGCTTCATTGACGTGTTATTCCTTTCTTGAGCACAAAATGAACCCCAAAGAGCAAAAAACCAGCATCAACAGTGTTGTGTCAACATAGGTATCAGAAAATGTCCAAATATCCATACAAAATAGTGCAATTTGGCCATACACTCATCCACACTGATTGCATCAAACTAATTAAGATCCAAAGGAAGCTTTTCTCTTCCTACTATCAATTTTACTTGCTCAGCAATTATGACTAATAAAGGCTATAATTTGAGTGACAAACCATGGGATCAATTAAGTTTTGATACTCAAGAGAAAAGCTGCTGTAGAATTTGCAGACAAGTGGATGATAGTAGCAAAGAAGCTATACCCACTGTGCTGACCATGTCCTCCTTTGGGTTGTAGCCTCATAACACCATTTGGTAAGCTCATCTCATCATAAACCTGCacagataaataaaaattacacaGTATTAGGAGGAAAAACTGAGGGTAAAATAAAGTGGTCCTTCCACAAATAGCAGAGGTACACGTAGTTACCAACAATATATGTCGAAGAGGAATTCGGTAATATACTGCAAGCGGTGCAACCTGaatgaaaaggagagaaaacatTGAAAATAGGAACTCCCAGTCTTTTGTGACTAAAGATGAAATAAGCACTAGGtccatattttaaaaaaagaaaacgaataAGCTGAAGATGGCAAAAAAATAAGATACATCAAGATAAAGCAAcagtgaagaaaaagaaggaccTAAAGACCCAGAAATTGGAGTCACTACATcatacttgcatatgatgcaacTCCAATCAACAACCACAGAGGAAAGTTTTGGTTAAATAGAAATAAACACATGTATTTTGCACTGATATTCTCCAGCCAGGTCACACAACTCTTTTATCAACTACCGTGAACTAGTCCTCTTCGACACAAAGCACACACTCCCAGCTCATTATTCgcttcaaagaaaaaaaaatgcatagcTCAAACAATcaatatttttgtcataatgTATATCAAAGCTGTGAAGAAGCTGGATGGCTAACCAAAATTTTCCTGAAAAACTATCTAGTCAGCTGTCATATCCAAGAAATGATGATAGGAAATTCTTATGACTCACAAGAAGATGGTCACATTGAAACTTATCCTTGATGATAAAATGAACCATcctttgtttttaatttttcttctctgcTGTATAGAAGAGAATTTCATTCTGCATGAGAAGGCATGCAACTCAAAAGCAAAACTGTGAGAGTGTCAATTCGATCCAGGCCAATTTTGAAGTCAGAACCCCTGAAGAAAGGCTAAAAGGATGATAATGATGTCTTAACACGGTTGAAATCATTGAACCGTTAGCAAATATATTCCCGAAATTTAAAGAGTTTCCATTTACAAAATCACCATTTGGTGTTCAGTTGTCAATTATACTTATAAAACTGTATGAGCTCTGAATCTAGGAAGCCAAAAAGTTCAAATACCTAGAAACCATATAAAACATATTGATCATAGGAAAAGAAAGCAGCATCTATAATGGTACACTTATGCCAGCAAATATGGCAGCTGAAAAAAGGAGCCAGATAAATATATGCTATGTAGGATGGGAACTAACAGATTCACCACAGAAGTTCATGTATGCTTGTGGCTTGGCCAAAACTAGTGGCACCTCTCCAATACAACCTGCACTGATTTTCGAAGGACGTCCAATTGATCAATCTTAAGTATGATTTTAAAGCCCTAATCAAGCTTCTGCAGGTAAATTTCAAAGTATCAACAAGGACAAGGAAAAACAGATTAATCAACTACCTATTCCGATCAAGGCTTTCGACTGAATTGTGTTCAATGATATGCCCTCGGCTTGCGATATGCGCTCAATCATTTCAAAACCAACCTAACAAACAGACAAAGATACAGGTAGAAATAAAGATCGATGAAAGCAAGCGCCATCTAGCCATGTCATCAATTACTTATATgcatataataataattaaaaaaaagctaTGTCATCAATTACATTATGCCTCGTGCCATGGTACTTATTCCCAGGATTTCCCAATCCAACAATCAACCAAGGAGTGAACTCCACTTTGAATCTCTTGTCACCATCCGACATCACAGCAGAGACACGAACCATCGCCGGAACCGCGCGTTGCGGGCGAAGGCCAGGGCGTCGAAGACTCTGCGGGGGGCATGTGCTGGTTCTAGGGACTGAACCTGAATGCAACATGACCTGCATACACACCACCCCCGATACACTTCATTTATCCTAATCATAACAAAACTTCCGCAGCAACCCAGTAGAAGCAAACACGCTCATTCATTGGTTCCTTGATTACAATTACACACAGCACGGGATTGCAGGATTTACAGGAGTAAAACCTAGTAATTTTGGTAATGTCAGAAGCTGAAAAGCAAGATAGCAAGAAGGCTTGGGTGAGCAGAGAGGCAGAAAAACAAGaacattcaaaaggaaaaatcaagaaaatcaaatggGTTTCGCCTGAAAACGGATAGCAATCTAGTGGATCGAAATTTACCGTCGGATTACGGAGAAAAGGGTTTCGAGGGAAGATGCGACGAGCGGCGACGAGCGGAGGAGAGGGGATAACTGCTCGAGGCTCTTGCTCCGTCTGGCTCGTTGTTTCATGCACGAAGATATTTCtggaagtttttctttttttccggaaaatacaaccaaaaatctcaaattttgctcaaaataacaaatttatccaaaaaaaaatttatgacatgaaaaacttcaaattttacaaattgtaacacatttacccaatcaaaaacattttcatctttttatatatatttttcttttcctttttcttcttctctctttcctccattGACCATGGCGGAGGAAAGCTAGTGTCCgacgagggttgccctcacttGGGTTGGCTAGGGCCGGCCTTGCCCGACACCGATGAGGATAGCCTTCGCCGgatgccggcttccctccgccatgagaagaagaagaaaaaaatatcaaagagTAAAAGGATCAAAATGCCATATAGTTTAGATTAAATATATCACATGGATAGaagttcatgattttttgtagcacgaaaaaaaaatttgagataaatgtatCATGATTGGCAAATTTCGGAGtttttcatgtcataaaaaaggtttagggtttttagtggttttttcccctttcttttccaCCTTCTTGCCAAATATTTTGGAGGTCGAATTTGATGTTCGCTTCCTGGTCCAAAAAATTAGACCTTTTTTTATGGATTAATCGTCCTGACCAACTTTAATTAACAGAGCGCCAATTCCCAAAACCTTCGCTTAGctccttgaatttttattgtTGGGCCAAAATTTGGATCCATGCCAAATGGTCAAAATCGCGATGTAATGCACAGTGAAGTATTGCAACCTTTTAGAAATACtagaaattgtaaaatttatcgTTAACGTGAAAAGTTTGTCAAATtgatataatcaaattttaccATTGACAACGTCTTGATAtgacctttttaaaaaaaaaattattttctccccatacatggcatttttattattctctttttcAAATCATACTTAACTTATATTAAAAGTgatacatttttttcttatataaatccaagctaaaagaaaagggagccTTAGCCCCTTGCCAATGAGTCGTCACTGCCCATCATTGGTAAGGCCTAGTGAAGGTTGTTGGGGCATTGCCGAAAGTTCGTGAGGGCAAGGGCGAGGGTCACTTGTGAGGCCTCGCCTGGGGCTGGGGTCAACAAAGCTGGTCCACCCATACAAGGCCTCGCCAAATTTTGTGTccaaattttgtgttcttttatctaattatagagagagagagagattattatGTTATTGCTTCAGTCTTCCAATCAACATATCGGAGCTCAATGATGATCGGGCCGATAATGCGAGTTCGGATATTCTATCTTAATTATTCAAACCTAGATTTGTCTtctttatatattcaatttaattgaaGTAAGATTTGAGagagcaaataataataaaatataccacgtagaaagataaaataattaaaaaaatatcatgtagCATTTTCTATTAACTAAACTGACAGAGTTTACGGAAAGATTTGATCACATCAAGTTGATCAATTTTAGGATTTGGAttgtatttttcaaaactttaaaaattttagggcttcatcgaattttaaaatatctGATGCACTTATCTAAACTTTTTATGTGTGTTCATACATATTTCAAAATCTAGGTCTCCTTAACTTTTTAAAAGCAGCCGTAAACATAAGTCGTTTTGCCGAACATCTTataaaaagttatgatacttttTTTTAGCACTTTTTTAACAGCTGCCCAGGAGAAGCTTTACCAAGTAGCTTAGTCTAGAAACAAAGGCA
The window above is part of the Eucalyptus grandis isolate ANBG69807.140 chromosome 6, ASM1654582v1, whole genome shotgun sequence genome. Proteins encoded here:
- the LOC104449439 gene encoding chloroplastic group IIB intron splicing facilitator CRS2-B, chloroplastic, which translates into the protein MLHSGSVPRTSTCPPQSLRRPGLRPQRAVPAMVRVSAVMSDGDKRFKVEFTPWLIVGLGNPGNKYHGTRHNVGFEMIERISQAEGISLNTIQSKALIGIGCIGEVPLVLAKPQAYMNFCGESVAPLAVYYRIPLRHILLVYDEMSLPNGVMRLQPKGGHGQHSGIKNVIAHLDGHSEFPRLSIGIGNPPGTMDVKAFLLQKFSSVEREQMDEALDQGVQAVRALVLNGFSQHIRRFNLGQKYKYHKV